A section of the Acropora muricata isolate sample 2 chromosome 4, ASM3666990v1, whole genome shotgun sequence genome encodes:
- the LOC136914916 gene encoding zinc finger protein aebp2-like, which produces MADMEAFSPCHTTIDIESLGTATPSSLCSTPELEIRGNESCLQADLRQMPECEESLAVKNGTISLSSDTSASMVNSKSRELKNNDSSSSVSSYIEKRRACNKAVTTKDRTTVECKWISCHLTFQNTAELSEHVKTAHVEPMGSQDVFVCLWEGCKVFDKPSLSHSWLTKHVNIHTGAKPFKCMISGCSLTFSSREGLARHVPSHFNDSKPAKRQKTDNDSSPKKLLKRKKKKVKVLRQARPPVQAKEDFINQHAVTKIKEKLPHVMPVSCYRLGIDGAKIVFQSKVLGRRTEEKNGDVDVLLRWVPEDILPDEWVPLNDVQKHRTKTVHISQLPNDVAAELDPSFYRRLSHRTHHRK; this is translated from the exons ATGGCGGACATGGAAGCGTTTTCTCCATGTCACACTACGATCGACATTGAGTCGCTGGGAACTGCAACACCGAGTAGCTTGTGTAGTACCCCAGAACTCGAGATACGGGGGAATGAGAGCTGCCTACAAGCAGATTTGAGACAAATGCCTGAGTGCGAAGAGTCTCTCGCGGTCAAGAACGGAACCATTAGCCTTAGCAGTGATACAAGTGCTTCAATGGTAAATTCGAAATCCAGAGAAttaaaaaacaatgattcatcTTCTTCAGTTTCCAGCTATATAGA GAAAAGAAGAGCTTGTAATAAAGCTGTCACTACCAAAGATCGTACAACTGTTGAATGCAAATGGATTTCGTGTCATTTGACATTTCAAAACACCGCAGAACTATCAGAACATGTCAAAACTGCACATGTGGAGCCGATGGGAAGCCAAGATGTTTTCGTATGCCTGTGGGAAGGTTGTAAAGTGTTTGACAAACCGAGCCTTTCGCACTCTTGGCTTACCAAGCATGTTAACATTCATACAGGTGCCAAACCGTTTAAGTGCATGATTAGCGGCTGTTCACTAACCTTTTCGTCCAGAGAGGGGCTTGCCAGGCATGTGCCGTCACATTTCAACGACTCCAAACCGgcgaaaagacaaaaaacagaTAATGATTCCTCTCCCAAGAAAttgcttaaaagaaaaaagaagaaagtgaAGGTACTCCGACAAGCGAGACCTCCAGTGCAAG CAAAGGAAGACTTCATAAACCAGCATGCAGTGACTAAGATCAAAGAAAAGCTTCCCCATGTAATGCCTGTATCTTGCTATAGACTTGGAATAGATGGTGCAAAAATTGTCTTTCAAAGCAAG gTTCTCGGTCGAAGAACTGAAGAGAAGAATGGCGATGTAGATGTGCTTTTGAGATGGGTGCCTGAAGACAT ATTACCAGATGAATGGGTACCTTTGAATGACGTACAAAAACACAGGACAAAAACGGTACACATATCGCAGCTCCCTAACGACGTGGCCGCCGAACTGGATCCTTCTTTTTACAGGCGCCTTTCTCACAGAACGCATCATCGCAAATGA
- the LOC136915429 gene encoding zinc finger CCCH domain-containing protein 10-like: MDMPVKAEDNNDNNNNSTDKSSENVQDSICRDYQRGVCTRGPKCKFQHPDGMGTELTNSPMICRDFQNGKCQRSSCKYLHLSNSEEKVFLRTGQMPPRRDGYNPYRGESTRAGPNDPICKDYLNRKCGRGQGCRYRHVSEDMHDADYGGYCYDAPYGKRRRESYDGQSYYHLVDENESLRRKVAELQKQVTDLKATNEVLLEQNAKYRNQIGERSSYNSGASANTTGYTTSYGATSSQSYATSYPTQDSYTAKDSYPMYNASTTTTNGAYTAAISYTSNSAYGTGYTKFD; encoded by the coding sequence ATGGATATGCCTGTGAAAGCAGAAGAcaataatgacaacaacaataattccACTGATAAAAGCTCTGAGAATGTTCAAGATTCTATTTGTCGAGACTACCAGCGGGGTGTGTGTACTCGTGGCCCCAAGTGCAAATTTCAACACCCAGATGGAATGGGAACTGAGCTTACAAACAGCCCAATGATCTGCAGAGATTTCCAGAATGGAAAATGTCAGCGTTCATCTTGCAAGTACCTGCACCTGAGCAATAGTGAAGAAAAGGTATTTCTGCGCACTGGTCAAATGCCACCAAGGCGAGATGGCTATAACCCTTACAGAGGTGAATCAACACGTGCAGGGCCAAATGATCCAATCTGTAAAGATTACCTTAACAGGAAGTGCGGAAGAGGACAAGGCTGTCGCTATCGGCATGTATCTGAAGACATGCACGATGCGGACTATGGGGGCTATTGTTACGATGCTCCATATGGGAAACGCCGTCGAGAGTCCTATGACGGTCAGAGTTACTACCACCTTGTGGACGAAAATGAATCTTTGCGGCGCAAAGTGGCTGAACTCCAGAAACAGGTCACTGACTTAAAAGCCACGAATGAGGTTCTTCTGGAGCAGAATGCAAAGTACCGAAATCAGATAGGGGAGCGTAGTAGCTACAACAGTGGTGCAAGTGCCAATACCACTGGCTACACGACCAGTTATGGAGCAACCAGCAGTCAGTCTTATGCCACATCTTATCCAACACAAGACAGCTATACTGCAAAGGATTCATATCCCATGTACAATGCATCAACGACCACAACAAATGGTGCATACACAGCTGCAATCAGCTACACGTCTAACTCTGCCTATGGCACAGGTTACACCAAGTTTGATTAG